The genomic segment TTCCATAGCTTCATGCATTGCTTCAGCAACTTTTACAGGATTCATTCCGTCAACAGGTCCGCAAGGCATTTCGTAACCTAAACCTAATTTCCAGATGTCAGTGTGGTTTGCAGTTCTTTCTACAGAAGTACCCATTGCATAACCGTTGTTTTCAACGATAAATACAACTGGAAGTTTCCATAACATTGCCATGTTGAAAGCTTCGTGTAAAGAACCTTGTCTGGCAGCTCCGTCACCAAAATAAGTTAAGGTAACACCGCCTGTGTTGAAATATTTATCTGCAAAAGCAATACCAGCTCCTACAGGAATTTGAGCACCCACGATTCCGTGTCCGCCATAAAAACCATGTTCTTTAGAGAAAATGTGCATAGAACCTCCCATACCTTTAGAAGTTCCTGTCGCTTTTCCTAAAAGTTCAGCCATTACGTTTTTAGGATCAACTCCCATACCAATTGGCTGCACGTGGTTTCTGTAAGCAGTAATCATTTTGTCTTTCGTCAAGTCCATAGCGTGCAATGCACCCGCTAATACAGCTTCTTGACCATTATATAGGTGTAGAAAACCTCTAACTTTTTGTTGAATGTATAATGCTGCAAGTTTGTCTTCAAACTTTCTCCAAAGCAGCATGTCTTCATACCACTTTAAATATACCTCTTTTGTAACTTCTTTCATCTGAATTCTTTCTTTTGCTAAAGTTGTTTGTGTTATCGATTATTGTGCCTTTACCGCAAAATAGTTTCCTCCCACAAATTTGCGCCCGAAAGGTCGGGATGCAAAAATAAGACATTACATTTAAGAACTAAAATTTAAACGATACTTTTTGGCTTTTTTTTACAAGAACTTTTTATCAAACATAAAAGGGAGTAAATTTTTTAGGGATGCTGATTTGTAAACTTCGCCAATTTCTCCCATAAAATAAATTTCGATAGGGGTATCCTGCTTTATTTCATATTCTGCAATTGACTGACGGCAAGAACCACACGGCGGAATAGGTGCTTTGGTTTGATTCGTGTCTGAAGCTGCTGTGATAGCCATTTTTAAAATTTTTGCTTCAGGATAAGCACTTCCTGCATAAAAAATCGCCGTTCTTTCTGCGCATAATCCCGACGGATAAGCAGCGTTTTCCTGATTTGAACCTAGAATTACCTGTCCGTTATCAAGAAGAAGTGCGGCACCAACTCTAAATTGTGAATAGGGCGCATAGGCTTTTTTACGAATTTGAACAGCCTGATTCATTAAATCCTGAATATCTTTTGAAAGTTCATTGATGCTGTCGTAAATGGTAAATGACGATGTAATGCTTATTTCTTTCATTTTTATAGGGGAAAAAAAATCCAAATTTCTAAACTTCAGAAATTTGGATTGTAATTGTTTTTGTATGTTTTTTATTTAGTACGTTTCGTATTTGTCGCCAAAGTTAAAGGTTAAAGAGAAACGAAGTGTATTTTCTAAAGGATTTTTAACTTTTGATGCTGAAAATAAATACGAAACATCAATTCTCATGATATTGTATTTAAAACCTGCTCCTAAAGAGAAAAACTGTTTAGCTCCTTTCATTGGGCTTTCGTGGTAATATCCTAAACGCATTGCGAAAGAGTCCTGATACATATATTCAGCAGCGGCACTATACGTTATTTCTTTTAATTCTTCACTGAAACCATCAGGTGCATCTCCAAATGATTTAAAAATTCCTTCTACCCAGCCCGTGTCTTTATATTTATTATAGCTAATTGCGTCTGCTTCTGATTGTGAAATATCTTCCGGATCTGTAAAATCGCCGTCTCCGTTTGCGTCAACCGGAGTTCCGGGTCCCGGAGGAGTTGGAACTAAAAGTTTTGTAAACTCTACACTTACCCCAAGTTTGTTATAGTCATCAAATATAAAATCAAAGCCACCACCTAGTCTTAAATTAGCCGGTAAAAAGTTTGAGCTTAAATCGTCATTATCATAACTGATTTTTGGTCCTAAGTTTTGAATATTGAAACCAGCTCTCCATCTTCCGTTGAAATCCTGGTAAGCGATTTCTTCTGATTGATAGAAACCAGCCACGTCAACAGCAAAAGAACTTGCTGCAGAAGCATCTACTTCTCCAGAAGGAATTTTCAGGTTAGACCTAATATATCTCCCCGCAACAGCCATCGAGAATGTTTCACTTAATTTTAGTGAGTAAGATCCGTCTAGAGCAAATTCGTTTGGACTTACTTCTCTGGTTGCTTCGTTAGGGTCGCCTGTTTCTCTTAATTCGATTCCTCCAAAACCAAAATAGCGGAAACTTGCTCCAAAAGCACTTTTTTCATTGATTTTGTTGTAATACGTTAGCTGACCAAGTGAAATATCATTCGCAAGATCGGTTAAATAAGGTGTGTAGCTGATAGAAAGCCCTTGTGCGTCTTCTGCAAAGGCATATTTTGCCGGATTCCATTGTTGAGAAAAAACATCTGATGATGTGGCAACGCCTTGATCTGCTAAACCTGCAGCTCTCGCATCAGCTGCTACTAGTAAGAAAGGAACTCCTGTTGTAATAGGGCGCTCAATATTTTGGGCTTTTGCGAAGGAAATGACTAATAAACAAATTAGTAAAAGTGATATTTTTCTCATTTTTGGGACTTAATGGTATTTATGTTACAAATATATATATTTTTATAGAATGACCAATTTTTCGTATTTTTCTGCTTTTTTATTTGTTAAACTAGACCTTACAGTGAGTTTATAAATGTAAACTCCTTTTCCAATTCGGTCTCCAAAATCATCCTTTCCGTCCCATGTTATCTCTCTGGATAAAAAACCTTCTGTTGTAATGATTTGGTTTTTTGTCCAAACCACTTTTCCTGTAATTGTCATGACCTGAACCTGTACATCTAAAGGTTCATAAGGTCTGTTGTGCGAAAACCAAAACTGTGTGTAGGTTGAAAAAGGATTCGGATAATTTAAAACGTGTGTTAACTTTAATTCTTCGTCGCCTATAACCACAAATTGTATTTCGCTTGTTACGGGATTGTTATAAACATCCCATGCCGTAAAACTAATTGTATGAAGTCCTGCAGATAAATTTCTAAGCGGAAAACGTAAATTTCCGTTTGTATAATCATCTAATTTTGTTTGATAATAATCATTCAAAATATAAGGATTGCTCACGTCTCCATCCAGAACTGCTATAATATCATGACCAATTCCGCTGGCAGTATTTATACCATTTTCATCTTCTAAAAATGCCAAAAGAAAAGGCGATGCATTTGTAATTCCTCCGGACACAAAAGTTTCATCGTTCATATATAACTTAACTTTTGGACTTATATTGTCCTGAGGTGCATTTTCATTTATTCCTCCAATTTTTATGGTGTTATTATAACCCGTTTGGTTTTCAAGTGTTTGATTTTTTTTAGCATAAAAACTGATGCGTCCGTTGTCGACAGGTATGCGGATATCTCTTGGAACAACAAAGCTAAATTCAAACTGGCCGTTGGTTACAGAAGCATTGCCTCTAAATATTGTTTCTCCTAGGGTTTTGAATGACATTGCAGGGCTATATCCATCATTATTTAGTGTCGAAGTAGTTATCATTTTGTCGAAAATAGCAGTTGCAAGTTCACCGTTGTAATTACTTAAAAGAACATTATTTTCGTCTGTTATTTCTCCTGAAATTTTAATTTTTGATAGTGATTTAAAATCCGGAATTGGCTTCGAAATCACAATATCGTTTACTTTCGTTAAATTAATTCGTGGTTTCGGGATTGCTAACATCAAAGCAGGGTCTCCTATATATACAACAACATTACTGGCAGAACTTGGATTTTCATTTTTTGAAATTCTAAGAGATTCAGCAATACTATTATATTGATTTGAGTCATAAGATAGCAGGTTTTTGCTTAAGCTATCGTTGAAATTTTCGGCATTGAACTGGCCAATTTCACGAATAGTAGTTAACATAGAAATGGCCCCGCCTTTTGGATTCCAATATGTATATTCGCCGGCAGTTGGACGTGTAGGGTCGTCAAATCTTGAAAATTCGCAGGTAATGGTAATAAATAATGGGTATTTGTATTGATTATTCAGGTTTTGTCCGTCTGATTTTTCCCAAATTCTTTCGCCGGCAAGTCCGTCTTCACCTCCGTGACCTAAATAATTAAAAACTAAAGCACCTTTTTCGAAAGCGTTAAAAAAGTCGGTTCTTGCTTTTGGATATCTTGATCCTCCGGCAGAAGCTTCTTGTGTGTAAGCATCTAAAAAGATTTTATCAACATTTAAAAAAGGTTTTTCGGTGGCGATAACATCAGCTAGGTTATTTTGACGTGCTTGTAATGAAGCATCAGAACTTTGGTCTGAATCATCGCTTAATAAAACGAAATTGTTTCTCCAGTTGCCGTAAGATTTTGTATCATGATATTCTAAAACTTTATTCACCATTTCCTGAGCCTGCGAATTGTCTGAAACCAGCATTCGGCCCACGGCGATATCAATTCCGTCAAAAGGATAAGCAACAATTCCTTCATTAGCATCCATAAGTCCGAAAAAGTCATCAGATGCAAATGAAGCTTCGCCTGTAGAATTACTGGTTAAGGATTGATATATAGGTACAATATTCGTGTTGTTCGAAACACGATCTTTATAATCGTAAGAAGCGTCTCCAAATAAATTTAGATATTTTATTCTTTTATCGGTTGAAGAAGCATTGTCGTAAATGTATTTAACGCAGTTTCTAATAGCTGCAATATCTTGTTTTCCAGATGAAAACTCCTGATAGATATCTTCTAAAGAAATAACTTTTACGTTTAAATTTGAATTACTGCGATGAAAAACAGCCAGTTTTTCGGCCTGAGAAGCCAGAACTTTCGGTGTTATAATAGCATAATCGATATCCTGAAAACTGTTTTGATTGTTTCTGAAAAGAGTACCTTTTAAGTTTTGATTCACAAGTTTAGACTGGCTTTCTTTTAAAGGCGTGTAATAATCTGCGGCATCTATTGCGACATAAGTTCTGATTTCGCCCAGATTAGCTTTAAAACTAAAAGA from the Flavobacterium sp. genome contains:
- the porV gene encoding type IX secretion system outer membrane channel protein PorV, with product MRKISLLLICLLVISFAKAQNIERPITTGVPFLLVAADARAAGLADQGVATSSDVFSQQWNPAKYAFAEDAQGLSISYTPYLTDLANDISLGQLTYYNKINEKSAFGASFRYFGFGGIELRETGDPNEATREVSPNEFALDGSYSLKLSETFSMAVAGRYIRSNLKIPSGEVDASAASSFAVDVAGFYQSEEIAYQDFNGRWRAGFNIQNLGPKISYDNDDLSSNFLPANLRLGGGFDFIFDDYNKLGVSVEFTKLLVPTPPGPGTPVDANGDGDFTDPEDISQSEADAISYNKYKDTGWVEGIFKSFGDAPDGFSEELKEITYSAAAEYMYQDSFAMRLGYYHESPMKGAKQFFSLGAGFKYNIMRIDVSYLFSASKVKNPLENTLRFSLTFNFGDKYETY
- the pdhA gene encoding pyruvate dehydrogenase (acetyl-transferring) E1 component subunit alpha; the encoded protein is MKEVTKEVYLKWYEDMLLWRKFEDKLAALYIQQKVRGFLHLYNGQEAVLAGALHAMDLTKDKMITAYRNHVQPIGMGVDPKNVMAELLGKATGTSKGMGGSMHIFSKEHGFYGGHGIVGAQIPVGAGIAFADKYFNTGGVTLTYFGDGAARQGSLHEAFNMAMLWKLPVVFIVENNGYAMGTSVERTANHTDIWKLGLGYEMPCGPVDGMNPVKVAEAMHEAMERARRGDGPTFLEMKTYRYRGHSMSDAQLYRSKEEVEEYKKIDPITQVLDVILDQKYATEAEIEVIDQRVKDLVEECAKFAEESPYPDLQQLYDVVYAQEDYPFTPHKL
- the cdd gene encoding cytidine deaminase, with product MKEISITSSFTIYDSINELSKDIQDLMNQAVQIRKKAYAPYSQFRVGAALLLDNGQVILGSNQENAAYPSGLCAERTAIFYAGSAYPEAKILKMAITAASDTNQTKAPIPPCGSCRQSIAEYEIKQDTPIEIYFMGEIGEVYKSASLKNLLPFMFDKKFL
- the porU gene encoding type IX secretion system sortase PorU — translated: MKHTVILYLFLIPILSFSQINGSFTLDWQTKKEMNYGDNKIIIPYFSGNAFRFDITKKSISLLLNLNQSSVAGNSLIEITNVNFESISRADLGDLAVENIPNKPNESLKITTSRDKKQLFLNLFPIIKDGNGFKRIRSFSYNISNSAAKSSSSIYQKSAVISNSVLASGDWYRFYVEKSGVYKISRSFLQSLGFDPGKADPRKIKIYGNGGRMLPLVNNTYYPEDLMENAIQIIGESDGTFNNDDYILFYAEGVDNWNSESQTNLNLYSNKSYYYITTAGGDGKRISNFNQPTGNSTLELNTFDDYQYHEIDQTNIVHLGRQWLGESFDINQEQDFTFSFPNLDTSVPVKIELNAASAAFTPTSFAISANGQNIGTLNFASLSASSEIKYLTQKLPVNTTFTGAESITIKLTYNNNGVPGSKGYLDYINLVAKRRLLGTGKQFKFQYNLAGSTTGIANYTVANASGISQIWDITDLYNVLKIENANQTSFSFKANLGEIRTYVAIDAADYYTPLKESQSKLVNQNLKGTLFRNNQNSFQDIDYAIITPKVLASQAEKLAVFHRSNSNLNVKVISLEDIYQEFSSGKQDIAAIRNCVKYIYDNASSTDKRIKYLNLFGDASYDYKDRVSNNTNIVPIYQSLTSNSTGEASFASDDFFGLMDANEGIVAYPFDGIDIAVGRMLVSDNSQAQEMVNKVLEYHDTKSYGNWRNNFVLLSDDSDQSSDASLQARQNNLADVIATEKPFLNVDKIFLDAYTQEASAGGSRYPKARTDFFNAFEKGALVFNYLGHGGEDGLAGERIWEKSDGQNLNNQYKYPLFITITCEFSRFDDPTRPTAGEYTYWNPKGGAISMLTTIREIGQFNAENFNDSLSKNLLSYDSNQYNSIAESLRISKNENPSSASNVVVYIGDPALMLAIPKPRINLTKVNDIVISKPIPDFKSLSKIKISGEITDENNVLLSNYNGELATAIFDKMITTSTLNNDGYSPAMSFKTLGETIFRGNASVTNGQFEFSFVVPRDIRIPVDNGRISFYAKKNQTLENQTGYNNTIKIGGINENAPQDNISPKVKLYMNDETFVSGGITNASPFLLAFLEDENGINTASGIGHDIIAVLDGDVSNPYILNDYYQTKLDDYTNGNLRFPLRNLSAGLHTISFTAWDVYNNPVTSEIQFVVIGDEELKLTHVLNYPNPFSTYTQFWFSHNRPYEPLDVQVQVMTITGKVVWTKNQIITTEGFLSREITWDGKDDFGDRIGKGVYIYKLTVRSSLTNKKAEKYEKLVIL